A window of Planctomycetota bacterium contains these coding sequences:
- a CDS encoding TIGR03067 domain-containing protein, with the protein MRLLTLITAVLIPAALVAAPIPKDKEKPKDAELILGTWKPEAFDLGGAPGAPPQEVLEKIRFIFEKDAKFKIAGGPEGEELAGTFKLDAAAKPKTVDLTMQRPGSDQPETMVGLYELDGDTLKLCVPNGPGEARPTEFKPDGKQYAVITFKRVKEEKKDK; encoded by the coding sequence ATGCGTCTGCTAACACTGATCACGGCCGTGCTGATCCCCGCGGCGCTCGTCGCTGCCCCAATTCCGAAGGACAAGGAGAAGCCCAAGGACGCGGAACTGATCCTCGGAACCTGGAAACCCGAGGCCTTCGATCTGGGGGGTGCGCCGGGCGCCCCTCCCCAGGAAGTGCTTGAGAAGATTCGTTTTATCTTCGAGAAAGATGCCAAGTTCAAAATCGCAGGCGGACCGGAAGGGGAGGAGTTGGCCGGTACGTTCAAACTGGACGCGGCCGCCAAGCCGAAAACGGTCGACCTGACGATGCAGCGCCCTGGCAGCGATCAACCCGAGACGATGGTCGGGTTGTACGAACTCGATGGCGACACTCTCAAGTTATGCGTTCCCAACGGACCGGGTGAGGCTCGCCCCACCGAGTTCAAACCGGACGGCAAGCAATACGCAGTCATCACCTTCAAGCGGGTGAAGGAAGAGAAGAAGGACAAGTAG